In Streptococcus sp. SN-1, a single genomic region encodes these proteins:
- the cps2T gene encoding beta 1-4 rhamnosyltransferase Cps2T: MKKSVYIIGSKGIPAKYGGFETFVEKLTAFQQDKAIQYYVACMRENSAKSGITEDVFEHNGAICYNVDVPNIGPARAIAYDIAAINKAIEIAKENKDEAPIFYILACRIGPFIHGIKKKIQAIGGTLLVNPDGHEWLRAKWSAPVRRYWKISEGLMVKHADLLVCDSKNIEKYIQEDYKQYQPKTTYIAYGTDTTRSILKSSDEKVRSWFKEKNVSENEYYLVVGRFVPENNYESMIRGFLASNSKKDFVLITNVEQNKFYNQLLAKTGFDKDPRVKFVGTVYDQELLKYIRENAFAYFHGHEVGGTNPSLLEALASTKLNLLLDVGFNREVGEQSAIYWKKDELSQVIEEVEQFDEKMIDELDRQSNQRIADAFTWERIVTDYENLFKK; the protein is encoded by the coding sequence ATGAAAAAGTCAGTTTATATCATTGGTTCAAAAGGAATTCCTGCTAAGTATGGAGGATTTGAAACTTTTGTTGAAAAATTAACAGCCTTTCAACAAGATAAGGCTATCCAATATTATGTGGCTTGTATGCGTGAAAACTCTGCAAAATCAGGGATTACTGAAGATGTTTTTGAACATAATGGTGCTATCTGTTATAACGTCGATGTTCCCAATATTGGTCCAGCGCGAGCCATAGCATATGATATAGCAGCAATTAATAAAGCGATTGAAATTGCTAAAGAAAATAAGGATGAAGCTCCAATCTTCTATATATTAGCTTGTCGAATCGGTCCGTTCATCCATGGAATTAAGAAAAAAATCCAAGCGATAGGTGGGACTCTTCTAGTTAATCCAGATGGTCACGAGTGGTTACGAGCTAAGTGGAGCGCTCCAGTTCGTCGTTATTGGAAAATTTCCGAAGGTCTTATGGTCAAACATGCAGATCTTTTAGTGTGTGATAGTAAGAATATTGAAAAATATATCCAAGAAGATTATAAACAGTATCAACCTAAGACAACCTATATCGCTTATGGGACTGATACAACACGCTCCATATTAAAGAGTAGTGACGAAAAAGTACGTTCTTGGTTCAAAGAGAAGAATGTTTCTGAGAACGAGTATTATCTAGTTGTAGGACGATTTGTTCCAGAGAATAACTATGAATCTATGATTCGTGGCTTTTTGGCTTCTAACTCTAAGAAGGACTTTGTTTTAATTACAAATGTAGAGCAGAATAAATTTTATAATCAGTTGTTGGCAAAAACTGGTTTTGATAAAGATCCACGAGTAAAATTTGTAGGGACAGTCTACGACCAAGAACTTCTGAAGTATATTCGTGAGAATGCCTTTGCTTACTTCCATGGGCATGAAGTGGGGGGGACAAACCCTTCGCTACTGGAAGCATTAGCATCAACAAAGTTAAATTTACTACTCGATGTTGGTTTTAATCGCGAAGTTGGGGAGCAAAGTGCGATCTATTGGAAAAAAGACGAACTATCACAAGTGATTGAGGAAGTTGAACAATTTGATGAAAAAATGATTGATGAGTTAGATAGACAATCAAATCAGAGAATTGCGGATGCTTTCACTTGGGAAAGGATTGTTACAGACTACGAGAATTTATTTAAAAAATGA
- a CDS encoding glycosyltransferase family 4 protein, protein MKILHYTLGFQPQRTGGLVKYAEDLILEQIAQGHQVTALYPGNIRLLSKKVGIKKVSSRQFECYELLNSLPLALFGGISSPIAFMTPCDKNVYSTFLEEVQPDIIHIHSFMGLHKEFIEIAKNMNIRVVFTSHDYYGLAPVPHFYFNGVDYSDNNTNLAWNIMSSNALSVEKLRFFQVPFYPTIRKFLKLLGKNPKSKNNLVIREIFEEKNYSELRHYYNEMFHLIDGYLFNSSLTKNVYEQNEIKPTQSTVLSITNSSIKPHQRLTTTNNKIRVAYIGPDEEYKGYFDFIEFAKTLDLELYEVATYGHFPNEECPSFIEQKGYFTKETIDSVYENIDILIVPSKWKETFGLITIEALSYGVNVFVSENVGSKDLLPEIHVFKNQNDLVVKVFKNEIENTKLKTIDEHSIEVIQYYERVINES, encoded by the coding sequence ATGAAAATATTACATTATACTTTAGGATTTCAACCCCAGCGAACAGGTGGCTTGGTTAAATATGCTGAGGATTTAATACTAGAGCAAATTGCTCAAGGTCATCAAGTGACTGCCCTATATCCGGGTAATATTCGGTTACTTTCGAAAAAAGTAGGAATAAAGAAGGTATCATCAAGACAGTTTGAGTGTTACGAACTGCTTAATAGCTTACCTTTGGCTCTATTTGGGGGAATATCCAGTCCAATTGCTTTCATGACCCCTTGTGACAAAAATGTTTATAGTACTTTTTTAGAAGAAGTACAACCCGACATTATCCATATTCATTCGTTTATGGGATTGCATAAAGAATTCATCGAAATTGCTAAAAACATGAATATTAGAGTTGTTTTTACGAGCCATGATTATTATGGATTAGCGCCCGTACCTCATTTCTATTTTAATGGGGTGGATTATAGTGATAATAATACAAACTTGGCTTGGAATATCATGTCTTCTAATGCCTTAAGTGTAGAAAAGTTGCGATTCTTTCAAGTTCCATTTTATCCAACTATTCGTAAGTTTTTGAAACTATTGGGAAAAAATCCAAAATCAAAAAATAATCTAGTTATTCGAGAAATATTTGAGGAAAAGAATTATAGTGAACTTCGACACTATTATAATGAGATGTTTCACTTAATAGATGGTTATTTGTTTAATAGTAGTCTAACAAAGAATGTATATGAGCAAAATGAAATTAAACCAACTCAGAGTACAGTATTATCTATAACGAATAGTTCAATTAAACCTCATCAGAGATTAACAACTACAAATAATAAAATTAGAGTTGCTTATATTGGTCCAGATGAAGAATATAAAGGATATTTTGATTTTATTGAGTTTGCTAAAACTTTAGACCTAGAGTTATACGAAGTTGCAACTTATGGTCACTTTCCAAATGAAGAATGTCCTTCATTCATTGAACAAAAAGGATATTTTACCAAGGAAACGATTGATAGTGTCTATGAAAATATTGATATTCTTATTGTTCCAAGTAAGTGGAAGGAGACATTTGGATTGATAACAATAGAAGCATTATCCTATGGGGTAAATGTTTTTGTGAGTGAAAATGTTGGATCAAAAGACTTACTTCCAGAAATACATGTTTTTAAAAATCAGAATGACTTAGTAGTTAAAGTTTTTAAAAATGAAATAGAAAATACAAAATTAAAAACTATAGATGAACACTCAATAGAAGTGATTCAGTATTATGAAAGAGTGATAAATGAAAGTTGA
- a CDS encoding DapH/DapD/GlmU-related protein yields the protein MKVESLINKITGKTVDIHPDVPLSYILQRGMNYGFGLFRGFVRGIGFGQKGKRLFIGQGVSILAKRKLFVGKNVRIGKNVSIDALSKEGIRFADNVKIGDYSQIIGTGSIKNMGIGLKVGKNSSFSEYSLFGSAGGITIGDNVIAGQNVRFHAENHNYSDLNKLIVEQGVSRKGISVGHNCWIGAGAVFLDGSSIGSGCVVAANSVITKNFPDNVIVAGVPAKIIKMIGC from the coding sequence ATGAAAGTTGAGAGTTTAATAAACAAGATTACTGGAAAAACAGTAGACATTCATCCTGATGTACCCTTATCGTATATACTACAAAGAGGCATGAACTATGGTTTTGGACTCTTTCGTGGATTTGTACGTGGAATCGGATTTGGTCAAAAAGGGAAGCGTTTGTTCATTGGACAAGGAGTTTCTATCTTAGCAAAGCGTAAATTATTTGTTGGGAAAAATGTTCGAATTGGTAAAAACGTGTCTATAGATGCACTGTCGAAAGAAGGAATCCGTTTTGCAGATAATGTGAAGATTGGAGATTATTCTCAAATTATTGGCACAGGTTCTATAAAAAATATGGGGATTGGCTTGAAAGTTGGTAAGAACTCATCTTTTTCAGAATATAGTTTATTTGGTTCTGCTGGAGGTATCACAATTGGTGATAATGTTATCGCAGGTCAGAATGTTCGTTTTCATGCTGAAAATCATAATTATAGTGATTTAAATAAACTCATTGTTGAACAAGGTGTATCTCGAAAGGGAATATCAGTAGGACATAATTGTTGGATTGGTGCTGGAGCTGTTTTTTTGGATGGATCCAGCATCGGTTCAGGTTGTGTTGTAGCTGCAAATTCTGTAATTACGAAAAACTTTCCAGATAACGTTATTGTTGCTGGAGTACCCGCTAAAATTATAAAAATGATAGGATGTTAA
- a CDS encoding glycosyltransferase family 2 protein, translating to MGKEIKAAYAILNYNTWEDTASLAQKVATFQHIQSVIIVDNLSTDDSYQYLKRLEGEKISVYQTQRNGGYSVGNNVAARIAYNMGVDILFISNPDVDIDEKDSLMIAQNLYKNSSYALLSGIEYNAMKEIDLPIVWHENSYYDDLLDCLFLTRKLRRKKEDINLSMIKSSIIDVDLVKGSFFAVRLSDFHDVGYFDESVFLFCEERILAKKLQRANKKIGILPEAKYYHNHSTSINERYKKKKEQIVLLYNARYYYNVTYQNISFLKKIFLKLFMFLSTIEYSILDYIRRKG from the coding sequence ATGGGGAAAGAAATTAAAGCTGCTTATGCGATATTAAATTATAATACTTGGGAAGATACTGCGAGTTTAGCACAGAAAGTTGCAACATTTCAGCATATTCAATCTGTGATAATAGTGGATAATTTATCAACAGATGATTCATACCAGTATTTAAAAAGACTTGAGGGAGAGAAAATTTCAGTTTATCAAACACAAAGAAATGGTGGATATTCTGTTGGGAATAATGTTGCAGCACGAATAGCTTATAATATGGGAGTTGATATTCTTTTCATTTCAAATCCAGACGTTGATATTGATGAAAAAGATTCCTTGATGATTGCACAAAATTTGTATAAAAATAGTTCATATGCACTTCTATCAGGTATAGAATATAATGCCATGAAGGAGATAGATTTGCCAATTGTTTGGCATGAAAATTCTTATTACGATGACTTACTTGATTGTCTGTTTTTAACCAGAAAATTGCGAAGAAAAAAAGAAGATATCAATTTGTCAATGATTAAATCATCCATAATAGATGTAGATCTTGTTAAAGGATCGTTTTTTGCTGTAAGACTGTCTGATTTTCATGATGTTGGTTATTTTGATGAATCTGTATTTCTTTTTTGTGAAGAGAGAATATTAGCTAAAAAGTTACAAAGAGCAAATAAAAAAATAGGTATTTTGCCTGAAGCGAAATATTACCACAATCATTCAACTTCTATAAATGAGAGATATAAAAAGAAAAAAGAACAGATAGTTTTACTATATAATGCTCGTTATTACTATAATGTGACGTATCAAAATATTAGCTTTTTGAAAAAAATTTTCCTAAAACTATTCATGTTTTTATCTACCATTGAATATTCGATACTAGATTATATTAGACGAAAGGGATAG